One part of the Methanocalculus alkaliphilus genome encodes these proteins:
- a CDS encoding HD domain-containing protein, producing MNHSVMPDCISEDACIDHLLGAGCTKKVIAHSRAVRRVVADYTHDEAVIPCLARCGALLHDIGRSVTHDLDHAEAGGDICRERGIPELLSRIVECHLGAGQTSDECLQLGLTPRDAMPRTLSEKIVAHADNCVRGSSEIHIEERMIRIADLPRTKRKRTYRLALEMELFRS from the coding sequence ATGAATCACTCGGTGATGCCTGACTGTATCTCCGAGGATGCCTGCATCGATCATCTTCTCGGTGCCGGGTGTACAAAGAAGGTGATCGCCCACTCCCGTGCCGTCAGGCGGGTGGTTGCTGACTATACCCATGATGAAGCGGTTATCCCCTGCCTTGCCCGGTGCGGGGCTCTTCTCCATGATATCGGCAGATCAGTGACGCACGACCTCGATCATGCAGAGGCTGGCGGGGATATCTGCCGGGAGCGTGGGATCCCCGAACTGCTCTCCCGGATCGTCGAATGCCATCTCGGGGCAGGCCAGACATCCGACGAATGCCTCCAGCTTGGTCTTACTCCCCGTGATGCCATGCCACGGACTCTTTCTGAGAAGATCGTTGCACATGCAGACAATTGTGTGAGGGGTTCATCGGAGATCCATATTGAGGAGCGGATGATCAGAATCGCTGATCTCCCCCGCACGAAGCGGAAGAGGACATACCGTCTCGCACTTGAGATGGAACTCTTTCGCTCCTGA
- a CDS encoding transcription factor, whose amino-acid sequence MERVEELLQNPAIHEFFLRLVGDEGIQLIARFPETGEHSDEALAEITGINLNSVRHSLYTLYERRLAEYRRVKDNETGWLTYLWHLRLDNLEPVIAEDLATVREKLEARRRYEEENDFYLCKTCGAMYTFSEAFPHEFSCVTCEVPLSHFDNEVLVTALRRRLAAINESLGDA is encoded by the coding sequence ATGGAACGAGTGGAAGAACTTCTGCAGAATCCGGCCATTCATGAATTTTTCCTCCGTCTTGTGGGTGACGAGGGGATCCAGCTCATTGCCCGGTTTCCCGAGACCGGTGAGCACAGTGATGAGGCTCTTGCCGAGATCACCGGGATCAACCTCAACTCCGTCAGGCACAGCCTCTATACACTGTATGAACGGAGGCTGGCTGAGTACCGGAGAGTAAAAGACAATGAGACCGGCTGGCTCACCTACCTCTGGCACCTCAGGCTCGATAACCTTGAACCGGTCATCGCCGAGGATCTGGCAACCGTCAGGGAGAAGCTTGAGGCGCGGAGGCGCTACGAGGAGGAGAATGATTTCTACCTCTGCAAGACCTGTGGTGCGATGTATACCTTCAGCGAGGCGTTCCCACACGAGTTCTCCTGTGTGACCTGTGAGGTTCCACTCAGCCATTTTGATAATGAGGTGCTTGTCACCGCACTGAGACGGAGGCTTGCGGCAATCAATGAATCACTCGGTGATGCCTGA
- a CDS encoding ATP-grasp domain-containing protein — translation MRETVLVAGYATRHVVSSAWRAGYRVIAVDHFCDLDSGWYVDDYVRFEELTDLPGAIKEIRSRNRIDHLVLTSGAEEVVCPGISRAGTSPQIVSRFIDKMKTQAFFEGIAVPHPCLAGCDTFPVFAKPITGAGGWRNAIISSQEEMDAWIEMIDLPYMTQQIIEGTPASVSCLSDGRRAVAVTANEQILRGEGEAGFGFAGSITPCDHPLAGEMMDCAEKIAAATGCVGSIGIDFVLSDEAVAIEVNPRFQATLDTVESATGMNLFSLHMQACAGILPEMRPKPRRYAARRILFAEDDCILLHDLRRFGSFIADIPPIGTEFSRGDAVVSVFGYGGTREAALVMLDNHISIIAPYLA, via the coding sequence GTGAGGGAGACGGTACTTGTTGCCGGATATGCCACACGGCATGTCGTCTCATCCGCCTGGAGAGCGGGATACCGCGTCATCGCTGTCGATCACTTCTGTGATCTCGATTCCGGCTGGTATGTTGATGATTACGTGCGCTTTGAGGAGCTTACTGATCTCCCGGGTGCAATTAAGGAGATACGATCACGAAACAGGATCGATCATCTGGTTCTCACCTCGGGTGCTGAAGAGGTTGTCTGCCCTGGAATCTCCCGTGCCGGGACCAGTCCCCAGATCGTATCGCGGTTCATCGACAAGATGAAGACACAGGCATTCTTTGAGGGGATAGCTGTACCTCATCCCTGCCTTGCGGGCTGTGATACGTTTCCGGTCTTTGCCAAACCGATCACCGGGGCTGGCGGGTGGAGGAATGCCATCATCTCATCACAGGAGGAGATGGATGCATGGATTGAGATGATCGATCTCCCCTACATGACCCAGCAGATCATCGAGGGTACGCCTGCCAGTGTCTCGTGCCTCTCAGATGGGAGACGGGCCGTTGCGGTGACAGCAAACGAACAGATCCTCCGGGGTGAAGGCGAGGCGGGCTTTGGTTTTGCGGGGTCGATCACCCCCTGTGATCACCCGCTTGCCGGTGAGATGATGGACTGTGCCGAGAAGATAGCGGCGGCAACCGGCTGTGTCGGATCCATTGGGATCGATTTTGTCCTCTCTGATGAGGCGGTTGCGATTGAGGTGAACCCACGGTTCCAGGCAACCCTTGACACCGTTGAATCGGCAACCGGCATGAATCTCTTCTCCCTTCATATGCAGGCATGCGCCGGCATCCTTCCGGAGATGCGGCCAAAGCCCCGCAGGTATGCGGCGCGGCGCATTCTCTTTGCCGAAGATGACTGTATTCTCCTTCATGATCTCCGGAGATTCGGATCCTTCATCGCCGATATTCCTCCGATAGGGACCGAATTTTCCAGAGGAGATGCGGTTGTCAGTGTCTTTGGGTATGGTGGTACACGGGAGGCCGCCCTTGTGATGCTGGATAACCATATTAGTATCATAGCACCATATCTTGCGTAA